The following are encoded in a window of Geobacter metallireducens GS-15 genomic DNA:
- a CDS encoding benzylsuccinate synthase subunit alpha — MSTVAASIKYNDKVVDFPLANQEENAIADEVLHENLARPTTERTKRLKARCRWKHAAAGEFVDAEVRAGIERMRFITEAHKASAGQPEVIRRALGLANILNKSTLVLQQDEFIIGYHAEDPEMFPLYPELAYMAVQDYLMSDYSPQPKEEAAEINEYWKKYSMQAKGERYFTQEELLQMYQVSTMEAPGFATGYNSISPPYETVLQDGLLKRIEMAHEKIEHAKREMQKIPWDATTGLDWIAKIDVWKAMIIADEAVINWARRHARLAKIVAENFETNPARKEELLEIAEISHRVPAEPCKGLKDAFQAKWYTYLICHAIDRYASGYAQKEDEMLEPYYNISVKEKSFQPMTHTDVVEMVEMERLKISEHGAGKSRAYREIFPGSNDLFILTIGGTKPGYVDACSDMTDAILEGARNIRTTEPSIVFRWHPVGREKTKRLVFECIRDGLGYPSIKHDVIGTEQLKYYSQFSKNNNGATDDEAHYWGLVLCMSPGVCGRRKTHKTRSEGGGSIFPAKMMEIVLADGFDWSYSGMQLGPHTGDPTTFKTFEQLWEAFRSQYAYATSKVIRAKDIMRYYESKFLQMPFVSSIDDGCMELGIDSMELSEQPNGWHNPITTVVAANSLVAIKKLIYDEKKYTMAQLVTALRANWHGYEDMRQDFLNAPKWGNDDEYADTIIKKFYEDIIGGEMAKITNYSGGPVLPVGQAVGLYMEIGSRTGPTPDGRFGGDAGDDGGISPYMGTDKKGPTAVLKSVSKVQKNQKANLLNQRLSVPIMRSVHGFTIWKSYMDAWEKLNIDHVQFNCVSTAEMKAAQKEPEKHQDLIVRVSGFSARFVDIPTYGQNTIIARNEQAFGADDLEYLNTQL, encoded by the coding sequence ATGTCAACGGTTGCTGCATCAATTAAGTACAATGACAAGGTTGTCGATTTTCCGCTGGCAAATCAGGAAGAAAATGCAATAGCTGATGAAGTACTTCATGAAAATCTTGCCCGTCCCACCACGGAGAGGACAAAGAGACTCAAGGCACGGTGCCGCTGGAAGCATGCCGCAGCGGGAGAATTTGTCGATGCGGAGGTTCGGGCCGGCATCGAGCGGATGCGCTTCATCACCGAAGCGCACAAGGCGAGCGCAGGGCAGCCGGAAGTGATCAGAAGAGCGTTGGGACTCGCGAACATATTGAACAAAAGCACGCTGGTCCTGCAGCAGGACGAATTCATCATCGGCTACCACGCCGAAGACCCCGAGATGTTTCCGCTCTATCCTGAACTCGCCTATATGGCGGTTCAGGACTACCTCATGAGTGACTACTCCCCCCAGCCCAAAGAAGAAGCTGCGGAGATCAACGAATACTGGAAGAAATACAGCATGCAGGCCAAGGGCGAGCGGTATTTCACCCAGGAAGAACTCCTGCAGATGTACCAGGTGAGCACCATGGAGGCTCCGGGGTTCGCCACGGGCTACAACAGTATCAGCCCCCCTTACGAAACGGTGCTGCAGGACGGTCTGTTGAAACGGATTGAAATGGCGCACGAGAAGATCGAGCATGCCAAAAGGGAAATGCAGAAGATTCCATGGGATGCAACAACCGGACTGGATTGGATAGCCAAGATCGATGTCTGGAAGGCAATGATCATCGCCGATGAAGCCGTGATCAACTGGGCCAGGCGCCACGCCCGTCTCGCAAAAATTGTTGCCGAGAATTTCGAAACAAACCCTGCAAGAAAGGAAGAATTGCTGGAGATAGCTGAGATAAGCCACCGCGTGCCGGCAGAGCCGTGCAAAGGCTTGAAAGATGCGTTCCAGGCCAAATGGTATACCTACCTGATCTGTCATGCCATAGACCGCTATGCCAGCGGTTATGCCCAAAAAGAAGACGAGATGCTGGAGCCCTATTACAACATAAGCGTCAAGGAGAAATCCTTCCAGCCCATGACCCACACCGATGTGGTGGAAATGGTTGAAATGGAGCGACTGAAGATCTCGGAACATGGCGCAGGGAAGTCCAGAGCATACCGCGAAATCTTCCCCGGTTCCAACGACCTGTTCATTCTGACCATCGGCGGGACCAAGCCCGGTTATGTGGATGCCTGCAGTGACATGACCGATGCCATTCTCGAAGGTGCAAGGAACATCAGAACCACGGAACCGTCCATCGTGTTCAGGTGGCATCCGGTCGGCCGCGAGAAAACCAAACGCCTTGTTTTCGAGTGCATCCGGGATGGCCTGGGGTACCCCTCAATCAAGCATGACGTCATTGGTACGGAACAACTGAAGTATTACAGCCAGTTCAGCAAGAATAACAATGGGGCGACCGATGACGAGGCCCATTACTGGGGCCTGGTGTTGTGCATGTCTCCCGGTGTATGTGGCAGGCGTAAGACCCATAAGACAAGGTCGGAAGGTGGCGGCTCGATCTTCCCGGCCAAGATGATGGAAATCGTCCTTGCAGACGGGTTTGACTGGTCCTATTCGGGCATGCAGCTGGGTCCGCACACTGGGGACCCTACGACATTCAAGACGTTTGAACAGCTGTGGGAAGCGTTCAGGAGCCAGTATGCCTACGCGACGAGCAAGGTGATCCGTGCCAAGGACATCATGCGTTATTACGAATCGAAATTCCTGCAGATGCCTTTCGTCTCCAGCATCGATGATGGCTGCATGGAGCTGGGCATCGACAGCATGGAACTTTCCGAGCAGCCGAACGGTTGGCATAACCCCATCACGACAGTCGTTGCCGCCAACTCCCTGGTTGCCATCAAGAAACTGATCTATGACGAGAAGAAGTACACGATGGCCCAGCTCGTCACTGCTCTCCGCGCAAATTGGCACGGCTACGAGGATATGCGCCAGGATTTCCTGAATGCACCCAAATGGGGCAATGACGACGAATATGCCGATACCATCATCAAGAAATTTTACGAGGATATCATTGGCGGCGAGATGGCAAAGATCACCAATTATTCGGGTGGACCAGTACTTCCCGTAGGTCAGGCGGTCGGACTCTACATGGAAATCGGGTCACGGACCGGTCCAACCCCGGATGGCCGTTTCGGTGGCGATGCCGGTGACGACGGGGGTATTTCTCCCTACATGGGGACGGACAAAAAAGGACCGACTGCCGTACTGAAGTCCGTTTCCAAAGTGCAGAAAAACCAGAAAGCCAATCTGCTCAACCAGAGGCTTTCCGTGCCGATCATGCGTAGCGTGCATGGTTTTACTATCTGGAAATCCTATATGGATGCCTGGGAGAAACTCAACATAGATCATGTCCAGTTCAACTGCGTGAGCACTGCAGAGATGAAGGCCGCTCAAAAGGAACCCGAAAAGCATCAGGATCTCATCGTCAGGGTTTCAGGCTTCAGTGCCCGCTTTGTGGATATCCCGACCTATGGCCAAAACACCATCATCGCCAGAAACGAACAGGCCTTCGGTGCCGATGATCTTGAATACCTGAACACACAACTCTAA
- a CDS encoding benzylsuccinate synthase gamma subunit family protein, whose translation MTTCKNCSFYFAVPENAGDFEAGKGDCVIEKEDAKGKYWLSKPTRNDSPSCKAFKTA comes from the coding sequence ATGACCACTTGTAAGAATTGCTCATTCTATTTTGCCGTTCCTGAAAATGCCGGGGACTTTGAAGCAGGCAAAGGAGACTGCGTTATCGAAAAGGAGGACGCAAAGGGTAAATACTGGCTGTCCAAGCCGACCAGGAACGATTCTCCATCATGTAAAGCATTCAAAACAGCATAA
- a CDS encoding glycyl-radical enzyme activating protein translates to MLTPLITEIQRFCLHDGPGIRTTIFVKGCPLHCPWCHNPENINPKQEFYYHASKCSNCGQCLTACPSGVDNPEHDDCIGKTTDRSHCTSCFQCVSACRFGARETVGKFISIESIVQEAVSDRIFYQHSGGGVTVSGGEPLMYPEFTRDLTYRLKVKENVHVAIETSLFAEWHNIEPLLKYVDLFIVDIKTPDPQKHQHVIGGSLHKILSNLERLLEARATVRTHLPIIPGINDTSQDFEAYAEYLGQFANQLSGVDILPYHSYATGKYVQLGRSYQYLGVPDLPAQQLTPLVNALRQQGIREITLGGMVGSSPAVENVAGTRSLKPRRDYFSRPVYSPQGRGVVVTQR, encoded by the coding sequence ATGCTCACTCCACTCATCACCGAAATTCAAAGATTCTGCCTCCATGACGGCCCCGGCATCAGAACTACCATCTTCGTCAAGGGCTGCCCTCTCCATTGCCCATGGTGCCATAATCCTGAGAACATAAATCCTAAGCAAGAGTTCTATTATCATGCAAGCAAATGCAGTAATTGCGGACAGTGTCTGACAGCTTGTCCATCGGGTGTTGATAATCCTGAGCATGACGACTGTATTGGGAAAACGACCGATAGATCTCATTGCACATCATGTTTCCAGTGTGTATCTGCCTGCCGGTTTGGCGCACGTGAAACAGTAGGCAAATTCATTTCGATAGAAAGCATTGTCCAGGAGGCTGTGTCCGATCGAATCTTTTACCAGCATAGCGGAGGTGGTGTCACGGTCAGTGGCGGAGAGCCTCTGATGTATCCTGAATTCACCCGTGATCTGACGTATAGACTGAAAGTAAAAGAGAATGTTCATGTAGCGATAGAGACATCTCTGTTTGCCGAATGGCATAATATTGAACCCCTTCTGAAGTACGTAGATCTTTTTATTGTCGACATCAAAACCCCTGATCCCCAAAAGCATCAACACGTTATCGGTGGTTCCCTGCACAAAATCTTATCGAACCTGGAACGGCTCCTGGAAGCCAGGGCAACAGTACGTACCCATCTCCCGATCATTCCCGGCATCAACGACACCAGTCAAGATTTCGAAGCCTATGCAGAGTATCTGGGGCAGTTCGCCAACCAACTGTCCGGAGTCGACATCCTTCCCTATCACTCCTATGCGACGGGGAAATATGTGCAACTGGGGCGCAGCTATCAATACCTGGGGGTTCCCGACCTTCCGGCACAGCAGCTTACCCCCCTGGTTAACGCACTCAGGCAGCAAGGAATTCGAGAGATTACCCTCGGCGGTATGGTTGGGTCGTCACCAGCAGTTGAAAATGTTGCCGGCACGAGATCGCTGAAGCCAAGGCGGGATTATTTTTCACGCCCGGTTTATTCGCCGCAGGGAAGGGGGGTGGTGGTCACTCAACGCTAA
- a CDS encoding sigma-54-dependent Fis family transcriptional regulator has translation MKKRKLAKESSASTVVSDNLRSQLRFSSETGEIWLSEHRMLLVHADSHAKLRRELIETLGVGRARGVIMRIGYATGISDYELTHISRDRVTDNENFMAGPLLFTLEGNAKTTIPKLEIDRKAGTFYVEALLENSWESQAYLRHYGESTEGVCWYLQGYSSGYCSAFMGKQILCREVNCFAAGANHCYLVGKPVEEWDDSSDFSLMMNQESITDQLIGLQNQVVHLRSAMGEKKLPSDVLGNSPAFLAAYDLLTQAVDSQITVLLLGETGVGKEVFARTLHEKGARSKESFIAINCAAIPHDLVESELFGVEKGAFTGAHISRPGRFERADGGTLFLDEVGDLPLSAQAKLLRVLQEGEVERLGGTKTHKVNVRLVAATNIDLRNLVEVGKFRSDLYYRLNALQINIPSLRERKLDILLLAKHFLKKYSAINGKRLRGFSDKAKLALLAYQWPGNIRELQNVVERAVMLAPNGTHIHINHMFPSYKNDGLHEFALDVKGGLSADQEESGESFCDAILSGRITMEQANNMLANAAVEKAKGNLSAAARMLGLTRAQLAYRLEHQHDNAIVKSIRVRAKSRDSSNYPLK, from the coding sequence GTGAAAAAGCGTAAGCTCGCGAAGGAAAGCTCTGCAAGTACCGTGGTCAGTGACAATCTACGTTCGCAATTGCGTTTTTCAAGCGAAACCGGCGAGATATGGTTGTCTGAGCACCGTATGCTTCTTGTTCATGCGGATTCTCATGCGAAATTGCGCCGTGAGTTGATCGAAACTCTCGGAGTGGGCCGTGCGCGGGGCGTGATCATGCGCATAGGCTATGCTACCGGCATAAGTGATTATGAACTCACCCATATCAGCCGGGATAGGGTAACTGATAATGAGAATTTCATGGCCGGGCCACTCTTATTCACATTGGAAGGAAATGCCAAGACCACTATCCCCAAATTAGAAATTGATCGGAAAGCAGGTACGTTTTATGTCGAGGCTCTCTTGGAGAATTCCTGGGAGAGTCAGGCATACCTGCGCCATTATGGTGAGTCCACCGAAGGGGTGTGTTGGTATTTACAGGGCTACTCGAGCGGCTATTGCTCAGCTTTTATGGGCAAGCAAATTCTTTGCAGGGAAGTAAACTGTTTCGCTGCTGGCGCGAACCACTGCTACCTTGTCGGTAAACCAGTCGAGGAATGGGATGATTCCAGCGATTTTTCACTAATGATGAATCAGGAATCCATTACCGACCAGCTCATCGGTCTTCAGAATCAGGTTGTGCACTTACGTTCCGCAATGGGTGAAAAAAAATTGCCTTCTGATGTGCTGGGGAATTCGCCTGCTTTTCTCGCCGCTTACGATCTTCTTACGCAAGCAGTTGATAGCCAGATTACGGTACTGTTGCTTGGAGAAACAGGAGTTGGCAAGGAGGTATTTGCGCGCACTCTCCATGAGAAGGGGGCACGTAGCAAGGAATCGTTCATCGCCATCAATTGTGCCGCCATTCCACACGACCTTGTGGAATCCGAACTGTTTGGCGTGGAAAAAGGCGCATTTACGGGCGCACATATATCTCGCCCCGGGCGCTTTGAGCGAGCCGACGGAGGCACGTTATTTCTTGACGAGGTGGGAGATCTCCCCCTTTCGGCGCAGGCAAAACTACTTCGGGTGCTTCAGGAGGGAGAGGTTGAACGTCTCGGCGGGACAAAAACACATAAAGTAAACGTGCGTCTTGTAGCGGCAACAAACATCGACCTGCGAAACCTGGTTGAGGTGGGAAAATTCAGATCCGATCTTTATTACCGGCTCAACGCGCTGCAGATTAACATTCCGTCACTCAGAGAGCGTAAGTTGGACATTTTGCTTCTCGCCAAGCACTTCCTCAAGAAGTACTCCGCGATCAACGGCAAGAGGCTGCGCGGATTTTCCGACAAGGCAAAGCTGGCTTTGCTCGCCTATCAATGGCCCGGCAACATCCGTGAACTGCAGAATGTTGTCGAACGCGCTGTAATGCTTGCGCCGAACGGCACCCACATCCATATAAACCATATGTTTCCTTCGTACAAAAACGATGGACTCCACGAGTTTGCGCTTGATGTCAAAGGGGGCTTGAGCGCCGACCAGGAGGAAAGTGGTGAAAGCTTCTGCGATGCCATCCTGAGCGGCAGGATAACAATGGAACAGGCCAATAACATGCTGGCAAACGCCGCCGTGGAAAAGGCCAAAGGGAACCTTTCCGCTGCGGCGAGAATGCTCGGTCTGACCCGTGCCCAGTTGGCCTATCGACTCGAGCACCAGCATGACAATGCAATCGTCAAATCCATACGAGTCAGAGCGAAATCCCGAGATTCGTCAAACTATCCACTGAAGTGA
- a CDS encoding YHS domain-containing protein: MEETGQLSEKIRKRLDRHLNELAERQKQIDSTMKEMLGQRERFAAAAHRLLESVVHPRMVELSHQFENAFVSDRHSGTDFYCSCEFAHTPRFPATVTLDIGLFPEETGEKVAIRSTLDILPTLMEYKRNDETTLPLEGSDEAVGRWVEEKILEFVDTYLRLETHPLYQKDYTVVDLVCGMPISATTAPCRIELHGRALYFCSEHCKDAYLKEKAP; encoded by the coding sequence ATGGAAGAGACCGGACAACTGTCGGAGAAAATTCGCAAGCGCCTCGACAGGCACCTGAACGAACTTGCGGAGAGGCAGAAGCAGATCGACAGCACGATGAAGGAGATGCTGGGTCAACGTGAGCGATTTGCCGCTGCCGCCCATCGCCTCCTGGAATCCGTTGTCCATCCCAGGATGGTGGAGTTGTCGCACCAATTCGAAAACGCCTTCGTTTCCGATCGGCATTCCGGCACCGACTTTTACTGCTCCTGCGAGTTTGCCCACACGCCGCGCTTTCCCGCCACTGTCACTCTCGACATCGGTCTGTTTCCAGAGGAGACGGGCGAAAAGGTGGCGATCCGCTCCACTCTGGACATACTTCCCACGCTAATGGAGTACAAACGAAACGACGAGACAACCCTCCCGCTCGAAGGCTCTGATGAAGCGGTTGGCCGGTGGGTGGAAGAAAAAATCCTTGAATTTGTCGACACCTACCTTCGGCTGGAAACCCATCCCCTCTATCAGAAAGACTATACCGTCGTGGACCTGGTCTGCGGCATGCCGATCTCGGCGACCACTGCCCCATGCAGGATCGAGCTACACGGCCGCGCGCTCTATTTTTGCTCGGAACACTGCAAGGATGCCTACCTGAAGGAGAAAGCCCCCTAG
- a CDS encoding cytochrome c, translated as MKKATMLAACILLLTQGGALAHGGEMHGKKHRDTRMDKLHRIMPMYAEAQTKINGALEKGDATTVEAEAGEMAGTIPDLKKAKPHKNLKKIDTFKKIADDFGSKVTATVALAKKGDIAGAKTAFKKAEEKCNECHATFRD; from the coding sequence ATGAAGAAAGCAACAATGCTGGCGGCGTGCATTCTTCTGCTGACACAGGGGGGAGCTCTCGCTCACGGAGGCGAGATGCACGGGAAGAAACACCGTGACACCAGGATGGACAAACTCCACCGGATAATGCCCATGTATGCCGAGGCCCAGACTAAGATCAACGGCGCCCTGGAGAAAGGGGATGCCACGACTGTCGAGGCGGAGGCGGGGGAAATGGCCGGGACCATTCCCGATCTGAAGAAAGCGAAGCCCCACAAGAATCTGAAGAAGATTGACACATTCAAAAAAATCGCTGATGACTTCGGCTCGAAGGTAACGGCAACGGTGGCCTTGGCGAAAAAGGGAGATATTGCTGGCGCCAAGACTGCCTTCAAGAAGGCCGAGGAGAAGTGCAACGAATGCCACGCCACGTTTCGCGACTGA
- a CDS encoding GerMN domain-containing protein has translation MGKVRIALVAILVLIALAGCSKEQKNVPGKQVRVSATGAYEKYFGPAPTTDKGTCYAFVIYFPSAKEPGKVVPFPFFTFDQSSLKKVAVERLLGGMDVGSYKGEFLQLFAPGTRILGLAEQNDAVTVNFSKEILAAKADAVVEKALLDAVALTLSQFSGVREVRMQIEGKESGTVDGKDVAMFLGHGGPLKPQESAVLHPSPPRLLSVTAMKEKGAKEVEEVNVFFDRPLEIKELNIAGGDNKRFDGEVYHSVFDMAAVLKPKAPSLFKAGMPVKVRWKVTDKVGRSAEGAGEFPLEVQEH, from the coding sequence ATGGGAAAGGTTCGCATAGCGTTGGTGGCAATCCTTGTTCTGATTGCCTTGGCTGGCTGCTCCAAAGAGCAGAAAAACGTCCCAGGGAAACAGGTCCGCGTTTCGGCCACTGGGGCATATGAGAAGTATTTCGGCCCCGCTCCGACCACCGACAAGGGAACCTGCTACGCTTTCGTCATCTATTTCCCCTCAGCAAAAGAGCCGGGCAAGGTGGTCCCGTTTCCGTTCTTCACCTTCGATCAAAGTTCCTTGAAGAAGGTGGCGGTCGAGCGTCTGCTAGGAGGCATGGATGTGGGGAGTTACAAGGGTGAATTCCTCCAGCTATTTGCTCCCGGCACGCGCATCCTCGGCCTTGCCGAGCAAAATGACGCCGTAACCGTGAACTTCAGCAAGGAAATCCTTGCTGCAAAAGCCGATGCCGTGGTTGAAAAGGCCCTGCTCGATGCGGTCGCCCTCACCCTTTCCCAGTTCAGCGGGGTTCGGGAGGTGCGGATGCAGATCGAAGGAAAAGAAAGCGGCACCGTGGACGGCAAAGACGTCGCGATGTTCCTCGGCCATGGAGGTCCGCTGAAACCGCAGGAAAGCGCCGTCCTCCACCCCTCTCCCCCTCGCCTTCTGAGCGTCACTGCCATGAAGGAGAAGGGGGCAAAGGAGGTAGAAGAGGTGAATGTCTTCTTCGACCGGCCGCTGGAGATCAAGGAGTTGAACATAGCCGGGGGAGACAACAAGCGATTCGACGGCGAAGTCTATCACTCGGTCTTCGATATGGCGGCGGTTTTGAAGCCGAAGGCCCCCTCCCTGTTCAAAGCCGGAATGCCGGTAAAGGTCCGCTGGAAGGTAACCGACAAGGTCGGCCGTTCTGCTGAAGGAGCCGGCGAGTTTCCGCTGGAAGTGCAGGAGCACTGA
- a CDS encoding efflux RND transporter permease subunit: MIEKIIDYSARNRIIIIMIFALIVAAGVWAVYRTPVDAIPDLSDNQVIVFTEYPGRSPQVVEDQVTYPLAVNLQGLPQVRAVRASSAFGFSMIYVIFEDKADIYWARTRVLERLNYAASLLPPNVRPTLGPDGTGVGHVFWYTLEGKGYDLEQLRTLQDWFVRYQLNTVPGVAEVASIGGYVREYQIDLDPNRLFAYNVKVDQVMEAVKRSNNDVGGRLMEQADAEYLIRGKGYIKSPKDLEDIVVGADMRGTPVYVKNLGTVQLGGAIRRGLLDMNGEGEAVGGIVVMRYGENAKDVIDRVKEKIKSLEQGLPPGVKIMVSYDRSDLIMRAIDTLKHSLLEESVVVSLVILAFLLHFQSSLVIVLTLPIAVLISFITMKLMGVTSNIMSLGGIAIAIGVLVDAGVIMVENCYRHLSELPPEERKEKRLEVIITSAKQVGRAIFFSLAIIVLSFVPVFLLEGQEGKMFHPLAFTKTFSMVGSAFIAITLVPVLMFFFMRGKMPPESSNPVSMFFIRLYSPVIRWVLKWKKTTIALNLVALAIAIPMFMTLGSEFMPPLDEGSLLYMPVTLPNISITEAKRLIQVQDTVIKSVPEVEHVLGKVGRAETSTDPAPVSMFESIIILKPKEKWRAGVTKADIVSELDAKLQQIGVRNGWTQPIINRINMLSTGVRTDLGVKIFGNDLNVLKDLAVQAEGILKTVPGAADVVAERVTGGNYIDIDIDREAAARYGVNVGEIQDVIETALGGEMLSTSVEGRNRFPIRIRYMRDYRDNIPAIQRILVGGMEGAQVPLSLVTKLKVSTGAPEINSEGGLLRSIVFLNVRGRDMGGFVGEAKTVLEKNLKLPAGYYVAWSGQWENQVRAKQRLQILVPAGMLIIFILLYFTFHSALEASMVMLSVPFALVGGVYLVKALGYNMSVAVWVGFIALYGIAVETGVVMVIYLHEALDKKLINGPCTEQDIYDATFEGAVLRLRPKLMTVAVALIGLIPIMWSSGTGADVMKPIAAPMIGGMISSAIHVLIMTPVIFVLMKKHDLKKGKLKYSGMKH, translated from the coding sequence GTGATTGAGAAAATCATCGACTACTCCGCGAGAAATCGCATCATTATCATCATGATCTTCGCCCTGATTGTGGCTGCGGGGGTATGGGCGGTCTACAGGACGCCGGTTGACGCCATTCCCGACCTCTCCGACAACCAGGTGATCGTCTTCACCGAATATCCGGGACGCTCGCCGCAGGTGGTGGAGGACCAGGTGACCTATCCCCTGGCCGTAAACCTCCAGGGGCTGCCCCAGGTGCGCGCCGTCCGGGCGTCGAGCGCCTTCGGCTTCTCCATGATCTATGTCATCTTCGAGGACAAGGCCGACATCTACTGGGCCAGAACTCGGGTGCTGGAGCGCCTCAACTACGCTGCATCGCTCCTGCCGCCCAACGTCCGCCCGACGCTTGGCCCCGACGGCACCGGCGTCGGCCATGTCTTCTGGTACACCCTGGAAGGAAAAGGATATGACCTGGAACAACTCCGGACGCTCCAGGACTGGTTTGTCCGCTACCAGCTGAACACCGTCCCCGGCGTGGCCGAGGTGGCCTCCATCGGCGGATACGTCCGCGAATACCAAATCGACCTGGATCCCAACCGGCTCTTCGCTTACAACGTCAAGGTTGATCAGGTTATGGAGGCGGTGAAGCGCTCCAACAACGACGTGGGCGGCAGGCTCATGGAACAGGCCGACGCCGAGTACCTGATCCGCGGCAAGGGGTACATCAAGTCTCCCAAGGACCTGGAGGACATCGTGGTCGGCGCCGACATGCGCGGCACGCCGGTCTACGTCAAGAACCTCGGCACCGTGCAACTGGGGGGCGCCATCCGTCGGGGGCTCCTCGACATGAACGGCGAAGGGGAGGCGGTGGGCGGCATCGTGGTCATGCGCTACGGCGAGAACGCCAAGGACGTCATCGACCGGGTGAAGGAGAAGATCAAGTCTCTGGAGCAAGGGCTTCCCCCCGGCGTAAAGATTATGGTCTCCTACGACCGCTCCGATTTGATCATGCGGGCCATTGACACCCTGAAACACTCGCTGCTGGAAGAATCGGTGGTGGTATCCCTGGTGATCCTCGCCTTCCTCCTCCACTTCCAGAGCTCCCTGGTGATCGTGCTGACCCTCCCAATTGCGGTGCTGATCTCGTTCATCACCATGAAGCTCATGGGGGTCACCTCCAACATCATGTCCCTGGGGGGGATCGCCATTGCCATCGGCGTGCTGGTGGACGCCGGGGTCATCATGGTGGAAAACTGCTACCGGCACCTCTCCGAGCTCCCCCCCGAGGAGCGCAAAGAGAAGCGGCTGGAGGTGATCATCACAAGCGCCAAGCAGGTGGGACGAGCGATCTTTTTCTCCCTGGCCATCATCGTCCTCTCCTTCGTGCCGGTCTTCCTCCTGGAGGGGCAGGAAGGGAAGATGTTCCACCCCCTCGCCTTCACCAAGACTTTCTCCATGGTGGGATCGGCCTTCATCGCCATCACGCTCGTGCCGGTCCTCATGTTCTTCTTCATGCGGGGGAAGATGCCGCCTGAGAGCTCCAACCCGGTTTCCATGTTCTTCATCCGGCTCTACTCGCCGGTGATCCGCTGGGTACTGAAGTGGAAAAAGACCACCATCGCCCTTAACCTCGTGGCCCTGGCCATCGCCATCCCGATGTTCATGACCCTCGGCTCCGAGTTCATGCCCCCTCTTGACGAGGGATCGCTCCTCTACATGCCGGTGACGCTCCCCAACATCTCCATAACCGAGGCGAAGCGGCTTATCCAGGTGCAGGACACAGTCATCAAGAGCGTCCCCGAGGTGGAGCACGTCCTCGGCAAGGTGGGGCGCGCCGAAACCTCCACCGACCCGGCGCCGGTCTCCATGTTCGAGTCGATCATCATCCTGAAACCCAAGGAGAAGTGGCGGGCCGGGGTCACCAAGGCCGACATCGTCTCGGAGCTGGATGCCAAGCTCCAGCAGATCGGCGTCAGAAACGGCTGGACCCAGCCGATCATCAACCGGATCAACATGCTCTCCACCGGGGTCAGGACCGACCTGGGGGTCAAGATCTTCGGCAACGACCTGAACGTCCTCAAGGACCTGGCGGTCCAGGCCGAGGGGATTCTGAAGACCGTTCCCGGCGCTGCCGACGTGGTGGCCGAGCGGGTCACCGGCGGCAACTACATCGACATCGACATCGACCGGGAGGCCGCGGCCCGCTATGGGGTGAACGTGGGCGAAATCCAGGATGTCATCGAGACCGCCCTGGGGGGCGAGATGCTCTCCACCTCGGTGGAGGGGCGCAACCGCTTCCCGATCCGCATCCGCTATATGCGCGACTATCGTGACAATATCCCGGCCATCCAGCGCATCCTCGTGGGCGGCATGGAGGGGGCTCAGGTGCCGCTGTCGCTCGTGACGAAGCTCAAGGTCTCCACCGGTGCGCCGGAGATCAACAGCGAGGGAGGGCTGCTGCGCTCCATCGTCTTCCTCAACGTGCGTGGCCGCGACATGGGGGGCTTTGTGGGTGAGGCAAAGACCGTCCTCGAAAAGAACCTGAAGCTCCCGGCGGGTTACTACGTGGCATGGTCGGGACAGTGGGAGAACCAGGTCCGGGCCAAGCAGCGCCTCCAGATCCTGGTGCCGGCGGGGATGCTCATCATCTTCATTCTCCTCTACTTCACCTTCCACTCGGCCCTGGAGGCGAGCATGGTCATGCTCTCGGTCCCCTTCGCCCTGGTGGGGGGGGTCTACCTGGTGAAGGCCCTCGGCTACAACATGTCGGTGGCAGTCTGGGTCGGCTTCATCGCCCTCTACGGCATCGCCGTGGAGACTGGGGTGGTGATGGTCATCTACCTCCATGAGGCCTTGGACAAGAAGCTCATCAACGGGCCATGCACCGAGCAGGACATCTATGATGCCACCTTCGAGGGGGCGGTGCTGCGGCTGCGCCCCAAGCTCATGACCGTGGCAGTGGCCCTCATCGGCCTGATACCGATCATGTGGTCCAGCGGTACCGGCGCCGACGTCATGAAACCGATCGCGGCCCCCATGATCGGGGGGATGATCTCCTCGGCCATCCATGTCCTCATCATGACGCCGGTCATCTTTGTGTTGATGAAAAAACATGATCTAAAAAAGGGTAAACTGAAGTATTCAGGGATGAAGCATTAG